The following coding sequences lie in one Populus trichocarpa isolate Nisqually-1 chromosome 14, P.trichocarpa_v4.1, whole genome shotgun sequence genomic window:
- the LOC18105107 gene encoding probable serine/threonine-protein kinase PBL19 has product MKCFQYYFKDKSRSRGRRSAPELKQRSITKTDDSLCTSDGMIKSSCSETSQRGISEMYEEKAHNLRVFSFSELRNATNGFSRLFKIGEGGFGNVYKGSIKPAGGEGDPIVVAIKKLNADGFQGHKQWVTEVQFLGVLEHPNLVKLLGYCAVDGERGIQRLLVYEFMRNKSLDDHLFNKAYPVLPWKTRLQIILGAAQGLAFLHEGLEVQVIYRDFKTSNVLLDEDLKPKLSDFGLAREGPMAGRTHVSTAVVGTYGYAAPDYIETGHLTARSDVWSFGVVLYEILTGRRSLERNRPKVEQKLLEWVKQFPADSKKFGLIMDPRLENQYSMSAARRIARLADSCLLKSAKGRPKMSQVAETLEQIIQDSSEGSPSKNSFEATGNDDLIDSSKKPDHIEVSESWKRRMAHLAKLSEHVDGASRRRFVIMQRAKVP; this is encoded by the exons atgaagtgtTTTCAGTACTACTTCAAGGACAAATCAAGAAGCAGGGGACGAAGATCAGCACCGGAATTGAAACAGCGAAGTATAACGAAGACCGATGATTCTTTATGCACTAGTGATGGGATGATCAAGTCTTCATGCTCAGAAACTTCACAGAGAGGTATATCAGAAATGTATGAAGAGAAGGCTCATAATCTGAGAGTCTTTTCTTTCTCAGAGCTCAGAAATGCAACTAATGGTTTCAGTAGGCTGTTTAAGATTGGGGAAGGTGGATTTGGTAATGTCTATAAAGGTTCAATCAAGCCTGCTGGTGGAGAAGGTGACCCTATTGTTGTTGCAATTAAGAAGCTTAACGCAGATGGCTTCCAG GGTCATAAACAATGGGTGACCGAAGTTCAATTTCTTGGTGTTCTGGAGCATCCAAATCTTGTCAAACTTTTAGGATACTGTGCCGTGGATGGCGAAAGAGGTATCCAGAGACTTCTTGTGTATGAGTTTATGCGAAACAAAAGTTTAGACGATCATCTTTTCAACAAGGCATATCCTGTGCTTCCCTGGAAGACAAGATTACAAATAATACTTGGAGCAGCTCAAGGATTAGCTTTTCTACATGAAGGGTTGGAAGTTCAG GTTATATATCGAGATTTCAAGACTTCCAATGTGTTATTAGATGAAGATTTGAAACCAAAGCTTTCAGACTTTGGGCTTGCTAGGGAGGGACCAATGGCTGGACGAACGCATGTCTCAACAGCA GTAGTTGGGACATATGGATATGCTGCGCCAGATTACATTGAGACAGGGCATCTCACAGCCAGAAGTGATGTTTGGAGCTTTGGTGTGGTACTATATGAGATTCTTACGGGCAGGCGATCGTTGGAAAGAAACAGGCCGAAAGTGGAGCAGAAGTTATTGGAATGGGTAAAGCAGTTCCCTGCTGATAGTAAAAAGTTTGGTTTGATAATGGATCCACGACTTGAAAACCAGTATTCTATGAGTGCAGCTCGGAGGATTGCCAGGTTAGCAGACAGTTGTTTGTTAAAGAGCGCAAAAGGTCGACCAAAGATGAGTCAGGTGGCAGAGACCTTGGAACAGATAATCCAAGATTCATCAGAAGGAAGCCCTTCAAAGAATAGTTTTGAAGCCACTGGAAATGACGACCTGATTGACTCGAGTAAGAAGCCGGATCATATAGAGGTCTCTGAGTCTTGGAAACGGCGAATGGCACACCTGGCGAAACTCAGTGAGCACGTTGACGGTGCCAGTAGAAGAAGATTTGTGATCATGCAGAGGGCCAAAGTACCCTGA
- the LOC18105108 gene encoding pentatricopeptide repeat-containing protein At1g09900, whose translation MSDEVGYVVGNSLKVHYFKSPLFSHQTLNSQMLTLFKLTCLPKKTNSFCSSSCNTRKINYFDQFLPLFDKKIDSLSYLNSNERRRVVVGLSRIIKQGQGYILKGFAKNNCPYFLVKIMKSLESRETAFGFFKFAFQDDSDEMVKSSCVAAHVLGAQNLKFLAQDVVSWVIRRVGVDRSREVVEFMWKRHAEFESDFSVLDTLMRGFLKVEMGCEALEIVGRMREVGLRPSSSAITILFKLLLRIGDHGSVWKLLRGMIHQGPRPCNRNFNAVILGFCRKGHVKVGESLLCVMQKFKCQPDVYAYNILINAYCTRGQTFDALGWMRFMIDNGCTPSLVTFGTVINAFCNQGNMMEARNLFDGMKEAGHIPNVVCYNTLMNGYVKARDIGQANMLYEEMKSKAVAPDCTTFNILVAGHYRYGREEDRDRLLRDLSQSGSLSISSLYNICVSGLCWAGWLDEAMKFLEDMLEKGITPTVVAFNSIIAAYSRAGLEEKAYKAYRMMVKFGLFPSSLTCSSLIMGLSKLWRLQEARDLLYEMIVEGLPINKAAFTLLLDGYFRMGDVAGAYSLWNEMEGRGIHPDAVAFSAFINGLSIVGLVDEAYDVFLQMSKKGFMPNNFVYNSLIRGFCNSGRLQEALMLEREMARKGLLPDIFTTNIIINGLCKEGRMKSASDVFRNMHHTGLIPDIVTYNTLIDGYCKAFDTVSTDEVVNKMYATGWDPDITTYNIRLHGLCTGRKMSRAVMMLEELISAGVVPDTVTYNTVMNGVCTDVLERAMIVTAKLLKMAFVPNVVTANLLLSHFCKQGMPEKTIMWGQKLNEISFGFDEISIKLMDRAYRNIQDNVDVPKPPPEKSLFLDFLMYVTYDYLSRNSLKKNENQGSLKRMEIGYGGS comes from the coding sequence ATGTCTGATGAAGTAGGCTATGTGGTGGGCAACTCCCTTAAGGTACACTACTTTAAATCTCCCTTGTTTTCCCACCAAACACTGAACTCGCAAATGTTAACTCTCTTCAAACTCACTTGTCTCCCCAAAAAGACAAATTCTTTCTGTTCTAGTTCTTGTAATACTagaaagattaattattttgatcagTTTCTGCCTCTTTTTGATAAAAAGATCGATTCTTTAAGCTATTTGAACTCAAATGAGAGGAGGAGAGTAGTTGTTGGGCTGTCTAGAATTATTAAACAAGGCCAAGGTTACATTTTGAAGGGATTTGCTAAAAACAATTGcccttattttttagttaagatAATGAAATCATTAGAATCTAGAGAAACTGCATTTGGGTTTTTTAAGTTTGCATTTCAAGATGATTCTGATGAAATGGTCAAGTCTTCTTGTGTCGCGGCACATGTTTTAGGTGCACAGAATCTCAAGTTCCTTGCTCAAGATGTGGTTTCTTGGGTTATTAGGAGAGTTGGGGTTGATAGGAGTAGGGAGGTAGTGGAGTTTATGTGGAAAAGGCATGCTGAATTTGAGTCGGATTTCTCAGTTCTCGATACGCTTATGCGGGGCTTTTTGAAAGTGGAAATGGGTTGTGAGGCATTGGAGATTGTGGGAAGGATGAGGGAGGTGGGTTTGAGGCCAAGTTCATCAGCAATTACAATTCTTTTTAAGTTGTTGCTTAGAATTGGTGATCATGGTAGTGTTTGGAAGTTGCTTAGGGGTATGATTCATCAAGGGCCTAGACCTTGCAATCGTAACTTTAATGCGGTGATTCTTGGTTTCTGTAGAAAAGGACATGTTAAAGTTGGGGAGAGTTTGTTGTGCGTGATGCAGAAGTTTAAGTGTCAACCAGATGTTTATGCGTATAACATTTTGATTAATGCATACTGTACAAGGGGACAGACTTTTGATGCACTTGGTTGGATGCGCTTCATGATCGATAATGGTTGTACACCGAGCTTGGTTACTTTTGGTACAGTCATAAATGCATTTTGCAATCAGGGAAATATGATGGAAGCAAGGAATCTTTTTGATGGGATGAAAGAGGCCGGTCACATTCCCAATGTTGTATGCTATAATACTTTGATGAATGGATATGTTAAGGCGAGGGACATTGGTCAGGCAAACATGCTTTATGAAGAAATGAAGAGCAAGGCTGTAGCTCCTGATTGTACAACTTTTAATATTCTGGTTGCAGGGCATTATAGATATGGAAGAGAGGAAGACCGTGACAGATTGTTGAGGGATTTGTCACAATCAGGCTCGCTCTCAATTAGTTCACtatataatatttgtgtttcaGGCTTGTGTTGGGCTGGCTGGTTGGATGAGGCCATGAAATTTTTAGAGGATATGCTTGAGAAAGGAATAACTCCAACTGTAGTTgcttttaattcaataatagcAGCTTATAGCAGGGCTGGCTTAGAAGAGAAAGCCTATAAAGCATATAGAATGATGgttaaatttggtttatttCCTTCATCTTTGACATGCAGTTCACTAATCATGGGTTTATCCAAGTTGTGGAGGCTGCAAGAAGCGAGGGACCTTTTGTATGAGATGATAGTAGAAGGCCTTCCCATCAACAAAGCAGCTTTTACTCTGCTTTTGGATGGGTACTTCAGGATGGGGGATGTGGCAGGTGCTTATAGCCTGTGGAATGAGATGGAAGGGAGGGGGATACATCCTGATGCTGTTGCCTTTTCAGCCTTTATTAATGGTCTTTCTATAGTTGGTCTAGTGGATGAGGCATATGATGTATTTTTACAAATGTCAAAAAAAGGGTTCATGCCCAACAATTTTGTGTATAACTCTTTGATCCGTGGCTTTTGCAACAGTGGGAGGCTGCAGGAAGCATTGATGTTGGAGAGGGAGATGGCGCGAAAGGGTCTTCTTCCTGATATTTTTACTACCAATATAATCATTAACGGTCTCTGTAAAGAAGGCAGGATGAAGTCAGCAAGTGATGTATTTAGAAACATGCACCATACTGGGTTGATCCCTGATATTGTCACCTACAATACTTTGATTGATGGATACTGTAAAGCATTTGACACAGTTAGTACAGATGAAGTCGTGAATAAAATGTATGCCACTGGATGGGACCCAGATATCACTACTTATAATATTCGTCTTCATGGCTTATGTACTGGTCGGAAAATGAGTCGAGCTGTGATGATGCTGGAGGAGCTTATTTCAGCAGGTGTTGTTCCGGACACAGTAACATACAACACTGTTATGAATGGTGTTTGTACTGACGTACTGGAGCGCGCCATGATTGTAACTGCCAAATTGCTTAAGATGGCATTTGTTCCTAATGTCGTTACAGCCAATCTACTATTATCTCACTTTTGCAAGCAGGGAATGCCTGAAAAGACCATAATGTGGGGTCAGAAGTTGAATGAGATCTCCTTTGGTTTTGATGAGATTTCCATAAAATTAATGGATAGAGCCTACCGTAACATCCAAGATAATGTTGACGTTCCAAAACCACCACCTGAAAAGAGCCTGTTTCTGGATTTCCTCATGTACGTTACATATGATTATTTGAGCAGAAATAGtcttaaaaagaatgaaaatcagGGTTCACTTAAACGGATGGAAATTGGTTATGGTGGATCCTGA
- the LOC18105109 gene encoding FCS-Like Zinc finger 3: protein MSYYSGCLDSHKPHFLEACFLCRKTLGRNSDIYMYRGNTPFCSKECRQEQIEIDQSTEKKSWKMSSSSSRSVRKSDPKDSTPNKTVRTGTVAVA, encoded by the exons ATGTCTTACTACAGTGGTTGCTTGGATTCCCACAAGCCTCACTTTCTTGAAGCTTGTTTTCTCTGCCGGAAAACCCTCGGTCGCAACTCCGACATCTACATGTACAG AGGGAACACACCATTCTGTAGCAAGGAGTGCAGGCAAGAACAAATAGAGATAGATCAATCTACGGAGAAGAAGAGCTGGAAAATGTCATCCTCCTCTTCTAGATCTGTCAGAAAATCAGATCCTAAGGATTCTACCCCTAACAAGACTGTACGGACGGGCACAGTTGCTGTTGCTTAA